DNA from Megachile rotundata isolate GNS110a chromosome 8, iyMegRotu1, whole genome shotgun sequence:
GATCGATGAAAAGGAATCAATGACGATGGCATTTGTATCGATCGACGAGGGTCGCGTTTCACCGTAACGTTCGAAATCGCGTCCCGACGCATTCGCCGCGCCACCCGCGTTCTCGCGCACACGGCTCGTACCCTCACGTGGTGAAAAGGACATGCGCGCACCCTCGGCCAAGCCTCGATGGTATATAAGAGAAGACCGCGAATCTTCGCGTTTCAGTCCATCTCCGAGCGCGCGAGAATTACTCGCCACAAATTCGACCAGACGATACATCGATATCGTGTGTTTGCGATAACCGTTGAAAAGACTTATCCGTTTTCGAAAGAGGAGCCAGAACACGTACGGACGGAGGAAGCGTCGAACAAGTACGAAAAGGAAACGGTTAACTCCGGAGATTGGACAAAGCGATAAACGATCAAGAGATAGACTTTTTCCGATACTTCGTACGATATACTGTACGAGTGTGAACGTGACAAGACGAAGAGTTCGTCGACGTATCGCGGTTGCACGCGCGCTCAAAAACACAGGTGTTTCTCCAGCGTGCATCGCGAAGTGTATATCGAAATTACCGGTCGACCGATACCAGAGTCAagagagaaatttgagaaacttgtgaAGAAGTTTGTGCATAGAGTTTCTGTGCAGAGCTTGGTACTCGAACCGAGTTCATCAGACATGGAAGAAACCACGAGACTGACCGATCCCGAGGAAGATCGTCGTAGAGAGAATCAGAAAAATGAGATGAAACGAAAAAATCCGATTAAGGGGGCGGGGTCTTCGAAGCAAGAGTTCGGGGACGACGAGTGCAGCACGGACAGCGGGTGCAGCAGCGGCGGAAGTACCGGAAGCGCGGAGAGATTGTCGCGTCGTGGAAGCAGCGAGCGGCTATGCCGCGTTACCAGATCGCCAAGAACCCATTGTTATCTGAACCGACTTCGAGGTCGGTCGACGCGCTCTCAGGAGCGACTGTCCGGCGTTCAAAGAAGTTCCGAACGTGTTCGAGCCAAGTCGTCCCGTTCCTGGAGTCCAGGAGACGTGAGAGCTATCACGAGAAATTCTGAATCGCTCTCGTACTCCCCTAGCCCATCGGACGCTCAAAGCAGCACCGACAGTGATTCTCTCAAACGATCCTCCACCGCGAACACCCTTCGAAGAgccttccaaactctcaagataTCTTCGAAGTGGGAAGGCAAGGAGAACAAGCACGCGAAAAAGAGTCCCAAGAGAATTTTACGCAGCCCAGTGTCGTATACCTACGTCAGAGGACTGTCGGGACTGCCGACGCAAAGGGTTCCAAGGAACGTAGCCCAACAATTGGCGATGCCGTGTTCCTGTCAAGATCCCGTTGCTCTCTACCGATAGGAAGTCATCACTGACGGTCAACCATTTTAACCGATTCTCTTTTATTCCATCCCTATCCATTTCGTGTTTCGTTGCGCGGTTACCTGACCGTGAATCGCGCAAACAAAACCCTCCAATCTTGGACCATTTTTACCAACGAGATTTTCACTCGAACGATCCACTCGCTTTACGACTCGACACAATACGCGTatttatttcgaatattttatcgtTCGAACCGCGGCCGTTTCTCCGCCGCTTTTTTTTAAGCCTCGACCAAACGAGTGGATCAAAATGTATACGAGACGAATTGTAAAAAGTCGATATTTCCACGACGAAGCGAACGTTTCTCGAGGAACGATGAAATCGAATTCGACGCGCTTCTTCTTCTCACCCCGTCGCGATTCGCGATGCGAGTTGTAACCAGGAGAGGAAACGAGGAAGGAAGCAGAACGACGAATAGAATATTGGTCGCAAGTAGGGGTGCGTCGATGTAccgagtttttcattttttcgtcTGTTATTCATAAACGAGAGATAGATGACTTAGAAAGAACTTAGCTACGCAAACGTGTATGTACTTTTTGTAGGAACGGTTAGTACACCCGATAACATGTACACTAGAGTTTACTAGTTGACGATTAATTCGCTGATCCACGTTGATCGCGAGTATAAGGTAAAAGAAAAAACGAGGAGGAAATAGGTGCAAGAGAAAGATGAGTTAAATACGTAATACCGATACGACCAGTCGACCTGATCTTTCTTATACTCGAACACGCCTCTATGGAGCTATCGTTTCGCGAGAGGGTAATATTTTGCCGGCTACTCGCGATACACGAGTCAATTACGAGATCGCGCCAAATAACGCGACAAGAACATGTAACGCGGAATGAAGGAGAGAACGCTAAGAATAATGTAGAATACGCTCGCGATCTCGCGCGATCTTTTTCGCTGACCGTCCGACCTAACGTTCGGTCGTTCATGTTTCAGATAGATTATAGAATTATGTACTTGCTCGTTAAGGGTACTTTTTAAACATATCACGATTCGATGACGAATACGGTGTTTTTCGTTTGACGTAACCCGTCGATCGAGACGAACGAGACTCGAGCGTACGCAAAGACGATGAACGAGTTTTCGAACTTTTTGTCACTTGTTTCGCAAGAGTCGTCCAGTCGGTAGCCGTTTGGCGAGTATCGAGAACGAAAAAGAACGACTCGTTGTTTTTGACCCCGTTTTCGTTGAAGTTCTCTTTGACGAGCAAAAGGCGATGCGGAAAAATCAGGGTAAATCGAGTGGTTGCGACGAATCGAGACTCGATGTGGCAAGGAAAATTTCTTTCTCGAACTATCGTCGAAAATTCTCGTTTACGTAAAGGCGAACGTAATCGTGAAACGTATACGCGATCTTCCAGTGCCTTGTAAATATCAACTGCGTGAATGCACGATATGTCGCGGAACAATTGGCACACGGTGATTAAGTACGTATCACTGCTACGATACGTTGCGAGGAAACAGTAAAACGCCTAATAAGTATCTGTTGACGAATTTGTATTCGTCTATGCGCAATAGTTCTCGCGGCAAAATGCGAAAACGGGAGAACGCGAGTCAAGCAGATTCTCAGGACTGAATGTTTTGTATTAAGTGCTACCTATGTCGATACTACTCGTAGTTTACGTATCAAATAAACGTTTTTCATTCAAACAATTGTCGATCATTATGAACCCTCTTATTTGTAGAACCGCTATCGATCCCCGCTTCGAAATACCCAGTCTCGTTTTAGACTTTGATTCGTCAAATCGGTGAAAAGCGAAGAGTAAATCTTTCCAGGGATGGAGAAGCTCCCGATTTGGATGCATCGCTGACAGAAGCGAGTTTTTTTTCTCGAAATAGGTATGGAATAGGGAAACCAAGGAAAATCGGTCCGGGATACATTCGTAGGCAAAACGTGTCCGTACCGGAACACGATCCATGGACAGACGTGGAAACGTGGAAGGACGTCCCTGTTCCGTTTATAACTACGGCCATGACAGAATCAACGAGTGACCCACTTGCAGGGGGTTGCACTCCGTGACGTCACTCGAAGCGACGCCATTCATGACCCTTCTTTGACCTAGATCACCGTTAGCGTTGTCCTTACGAAATACCATAGTTCATTCAAGGATCGCTTCTACCCGGGATACCTGTGCGTTACCTCGAACCCCTGCGACAATATTCGAGTATCCATCTTTTTATCGTGCACCCTCTGCCTCTGATTTGGATTCGATCGAGACTTATTCGACCATTTCGATTTGCTTTTCTTCGTTCTCCCAGATGGGCTGTTTAGCCACGCAAGAAAACAATGGTCGAGGTTGAATTTTTCTCTATGACGTACGCAATCGAATCGCGATTGGGGCGACGATCGCCGGTTTCGAGTCCGTTTGGCCTAGTTTTCCTTTCAAACTAGTGACGTCATCTACGTCATTGAGAAGGCCGCCGACAACGTGTCCTAATTTCGAGCTTGCGATTGAATAAACTCGCTCGCGACTTGTCCTTTCGAGCTTGCCCGTTGCGTACACGCGTCACGCGCCACGCGTGTCCCCCTGTACGCGTAAACGTACGCGATCTCGCAACTCTTGGCAAGTCCCTTTGTCTAATCGCTCACGGAGAAAATGTCTAAGGCATTCGAATGCGAAGATCGGATAAAAACGCAATCGAGTCGCGTTATGATGTTTCTTTTCGCTTCGAGGTGAAAAGCAGTCACCGCACAGCGAAACGAGGACAATCGAAAATCCGCCGCACCACCCCATTCAACCTCCGATCCTAGCCGCGTTACAAGAACGTACGGCCGGGTCGTTGCGCTTTGTCGATGACGTAGATATTACGTCACGTCGTCATGACTACCCTCGTCCCGTTGTTCATCCCCTCTACGGCAAACTCGGCGAAAATTGGGACTTCGACCTCGAATTGGGTCGACGTTGCTCCACTTTCGCGCCTTGGCATCCCGTCGCATCGTGCTCAAGAGGGAGCGACCGCCGTTCGCGAAACATCGCGCACCCTCGAAGGGTGGCAAAACTATCAACGATGTACCGACGCGAATTATTCTTTTAAAACACGTCATTTTCGAAGATCGATTCATGATTGAAAGGAAGGGATGGGTTAATAAAGATACGCAGTGTAGAATCATAATGTAACCATATTATTTTTCTCAACGTAACAcggtattattatcatcatcgtTATCGTTACAATAGTTTCTTCCCCTTGTTCGCCCTTTCTTCTCGGTGCCCGTACCGTTTACAGTTACGTCgttctttaaataattacaacaataatgatgataatagtaataattataataatagtagtagtaatagtgaTAATCATTGTCATCGGTATAATTATAATGCGTAACATTCGAAGATTAACGATACTTTCCGTATGCGCGATACATAGGCACGAGTGTGCGCGTTCAAGCGTTCGATTTCGGTCGATCGAATTAAATCGCATAGCAATCGAAAGTATTGTCAAAAGTACTATTTCCGAAAACGTTTCAAAGATCTTTCGCATCTAGAGGCACTATTGTATTTATTCGATTCGTCGAAATCACGCGTCGCGTATTTCTCCCTTGGTAAATTTTCTTGGACTTCGCGTTTTGTACGGAGTTTCGTCTGTTAACAGAATGAACGAGGAGAACGAACAAACGGAAAAGTTAAATAGTATACCAGCTACGTATTTTAGAGAgtaaaaaattttacgaacattCGAAATGTTAATTAGAATATGGAGTACTCGATAAAGATTCTCTTCCGTTtccttcgtttcgtttcgttcgttTCGCATTCTCGTTTGTATTCTCGTTCGTGTTCGTTTGCATCGGTTGAAAAGCGTAGCATATAATAAAAAAGTGCTATACAGCGTTCGGAAACGCTTCGTGCTCGAATCGTAGATATTTCGTGATTTGCCACGCGATCGTATGAAGCAATTTGAacctttaaaatgaaaaatgattccCTTGGGCGGGTGATCCCAGACTCGGTCAACAGAGACGACTGGTAGATTTTTGCTCGAGCCGTGGTGCCTTTATATATGTCCTATAAAACAGTTCAA
Protein-coding regions in this window:
- the LOC143263900 gene encoding uncharacterized protein LOC143263900 — protein: MEETTRLTDPEEDRRRENQKNEMKRKNPIKGAGSSKQEFGDDECSTDSGCSSGGSTGSAERLSRRGSSERLCRVTRSPRTHCYLNRLRGRSTRSQERLSGVQRSSERVRAKSSRSWSPGDVRAITRNSESLSYSPSPSDAQSSTDSDSLKRSSTANTLRRAFQTLKISSKWEGKENKHAKKSPKRILRSPVSYTYVRGLSGLPTQRVPRNVAQQLAMPCSCQDPVALYR